TCCTGGACCTGTGACCCGTCGCCCCGTCCTCCCCGGCGCGAGCGAGCTGTTCTTCCGACGCACCGACGCTGCCTCCGGCGGCGCCGGTGGCACCGCGCCGGTCTCCGAACTGCCCTCCCTGGCCGCCGCAGCCGCCTCCCCGGCGCTGCGCGGCAACGCCGGCCGCCGGCCCGTCGAGCCCGAACCCGAGGCACCCGTCGTCGAGGCGGTGCCTGCGGCCAGCCCGCTGCAGCTGGTGCGGGAGGCCCCCGTCGACGAGCTCGCCGGCATCCGGGCGACCCTGCCGGTCACCGGCCCGGCCACCCGCCGTCGGTCGACCCGTGAGCGCACCAAGCACGAGGAGAAGATCACCGTCTACTGCTCGGCCGAGGAGCTGCTGGCCATCGAGGGCGCCCGGCTGACTCTGCGCGGTCAGCACGGCGTGGTGGCCGACCGCGGGCGGATCGTCCGCGAGGCACTGGCCGTGCTGCTGGCCGACCTGGACGCCAACGGCGAGGACTCCGTGCTGGTCCGGCGGTTCCGCAGCTCCTAGGGTCGACGTCGTGATCACGTCGGCCGCACCTCCGACGGGGGCGGCCGACGACGGCCGTTTCCGGGTGCGGCTGACCAACTTCGAGGGCCCGTTCGACCTGCTGCTGCAGCTGATCGGCAGGCACCAGCTCGACGTCACCCAGATCGCGCTGTCGCAGGTGACCGACGACTTCATCGCCCACCTGCACGGCCTGGGCGACGTCCTGGACCTCGACCAGGCCTCGGAGTTCCTGCTGGTCGCAGCAACCCTGCTCGACCTCAAGGCGGCCCGGCTGCTGCCGGCGGCCGAGGTGGAGGACGACGACGACCTCGAGGTGCTCGAGGCCCGCGACCTGTTGTTCGCCCGGCTGCTGCAGTACCGGGCCTACAAGGAGGTCGCCGGGTTCCTCCGGGTCCGGGAGAGCGAGGCCGCCACCCGCTTCCCCCGCGACGTAGCGCTGGAGCCGCGGTTCGCCGCGTTGCTGCCCGAGGTGCTGCTGGGCGTCACCCCCGAGCAGTTCGCCGCCCTGGCTGCCCAGGCGCTCACCCCCACGCCGCCGCCGACGGTGGCCACCGGGCACCTGCACGCCCCCGCCGTCAGCGTCGCCGCCCAGCTGCTGCTGGTGCGCAGCCGGGTGGCCCGCGCCGGGCAGCTCTCCTTCGCCGAGCTGTCGGCGGACTGCGGGCACCG
This sequence is a window from Geodermatophilaceae bacterium NBWT11. Protein-coding genes within it:
- a CDS encoding segregation/condensation protein A; this encodes MITSAAPPTGAADDGRFRVRLTNFEGPFDLLLQLIGRHQLDVTQIALSQVTDDFIAHLHGLGDVLDLDQASEFLLVAATLLDLKAARLLPAAEVEDDDDLEVLEARDLLFARLLQYRAYKEVAGFLRVRESEAATRFPRDVALEPRFAALLPEVLLGVTPEQFAALAAQALTPTPPPTVATGHLHAPAVSVAAQLLLVRSRVARAGQLSFAELSADCGHRLEVVARFLVLLELYRQRLVDFTQETPLGELSVHWTGPRLVGGRLPGEDADADAGALEEYA